A stretch of the Panthera uncia isolate 11264 chromosome D1, Puncia_PCG_1.0, whole genome shotgun sequence genome encodes the following:
- the MUC15 gene encoding mucin-15 isoform X1, protein MFLKRYIFPLITPVPKKATMLTSAKILLISKMFSLLLIESLGEEGPEINTTQSIAAGLKAMQNASVPLESDANLSSDKENRETSNPKTSNSSLWDPSNKNHGTTEVFGNSSTNNFSGNPRSTPTLPTNPPSIQGFVSKLPQNSSIADENPQPVSAPPDATSALSSEKFTWSSASDTMKTPDNSSISISILPAAPNTTSASPMITEPEEWLTTTSDSFVGFTPYRETATLQPTLKFTNNSKFFSNTSDPQEENKNTGVVFGAILGAILGASLLSLVGYLLCGKRKTDSFSHRRLYDDRNEPVLRLDNAPEPYDASFGNSSYYNSTMNDSSMPAGRENARDGIPMDDIPQLRTSV, encoded by the exons attcccCTTAATTACACCAGTACCAAAAAAGGCTACAATGttgacctcagccaaaattctgttgatttcaaaaatgtttagtTTACTACTAATTGAAAGCCTTGGGGAAGAaggtccagaaataaacacaacaCAAAGCATTGCAGCAGGCTTAAAAGCGATGCAAAATGCATCTGTTCCTTTGGAAAGTGATGCAAATTTAAGCTcagataaagaaaatagagaaacctCCAATCCCAAGACAAGTAATTCCTCTCTTTGGGATCCATCAAATAAAAACCATGGAACAACAGAGGTCTTTGGCAATTCATCGACAAACAACTTTTCTGGGAATCCAAGATCCACACCTACGCTTCCCACAAATCCTCCCTCGATCCAAGGCTTTGTTTCTAAATTGCCTCAGAACTCATCTATAGCAGACGAAAATCCTCAGCCTGTCTCGGCACCTCCTGATGCTACATCTGCTCTATCTTCAGAAAAGTTCACTTGGTCTTCAGCCAGTGATACCATGAAAACTCCTGACAACAGTTCCATTTCAATTAGCATCCTTCCTGCAGCACCAAACACCACGTCTGCGTCCCCCATGATAACGGAACCAGAAGAATGGCTCACCACAACCAGTGATAGCTTCGTAGGGTTTACTCCTTATCGAGAAACAGCCACTCTACAGCCCACCTTAAAGTTTACCAATAATTCGAAATTCTTCTCAAACACATCAGACCCCCAAGAag agaataaaaatacaggaGTAGTATTTGGGGCCATTTTAGGTGCTATTCTGGGTGCTTCATTACTTAGTCTTGTTGGCTACTTGCTGTgcggaaaaaggaaaacagattcaTTTTCCCATCGGCGACTTTATGATGACAGAAACGAACCAG TTCTGCGATTAGACAATGCACCGGAACCTTATGATGCGAGTTTTGGGAACTCTAGTTATTATAACTCAACTATGAATGATTCATCTATGCCAGCAGGCCGAGAAAATGCACGTGACGGCATTCCTATGGATGACATACCTCAACTTCGTACCTCGGTATAA
- the MUC15 gene encoding mucin-15 isoform X2, whose amino-acid sequence MLTSAKILLISKMFSLLLIESLGEEGPEINTTQSIAAGLKAMQNASVPLESDANLSSDKENRETSNPKTSNSSLWDPSNKNHGTTEVFGNSSTNNFSGNPRSTPTLPTNPPSIQGFVSKLPQNSSIADENPQPVSAPPDATSALSSEKFTWSSASDTMKTPDNSSISISILPAAPNTTSASPMITEPEEWLTTTSDSFVGFTPYRETATLQPTLKFTNNSKFFSNTSDPQEENKNTGVVFGAILGAILGASLLSLVGYLLCGKRKTDSFSHRRLYDDRNEPVLRLDNAPEPYDASFGNSSYYNSTMNDSSMPAGRENARDGIPMDDIPQLRTSV is encoded by the exons ATGttgacctcagccaaaattctgttgatttcaaaaatgtttagtTTACTACTAATTGAAAGCCTTGGGGAAGAaggtccagaaataaacacaacaCAAAGCATTGCAGCAGGCTTAAAAGCGATGCAAAATGCATCTGTTCCTTTGGAAAGTGATGCAAATTTAAGCTcagataaagaaaatagagaaacctCCAATCCCAAGACAAGTAATTCCTCTCTTTGGGATCCATCAAATAAAAACCATGGAACAACAGAGGTCTTTGGCAATTCATCGACAAACAACTTTTCTGGGAATCCAAGATCCACACCTACGCTTCCCACAAATCCTCCCTCGATCCAAGGCTTTGTTTCTAAATTGCCTCAGAACTCATCTATAGCAGACGAAAATCCTCAGCCTGTCTCGGCACCTCCTGATGCTACATCTGCTCTATCTTCAGAAAAGTTCACTTGGTCTTCAGCCAGTGATACCATGAAAACTCCTGACAACAGTTCCATTTCAATTAGCATCCTTCCTGCAGCACCAAACACCACGTCTGCGTCCCCCATGATAACGGAACCAGAAGAATGGCTCACCACAACCAGTGATAGCTTCGTAGGGTTTACTCCTTATCGAGAAACAGCCACTCTACAGCCCACCTTAAAGTTTACCAATAATTCGAAATTCTTCTCAAACACATCAGACCCCCAAGAag agaataaaaatacaggaGTAGTATTTGGGGCCATTTTAGGTGCTATTCTGGGTGCTTCATTACTTAGTCTTGTTGGCTACTTGCTGTgcggaaaaaggaaaacagattcaTTTTCCCATCGGCGACTTTATGATGACAGAAACGAACCAG TTCTGCGATTAGACAATGCACCGGAACCTTATGATGCGAGTTTTGGGAACTCTAGTTATTATAACTCAACTATGAATGATTCATCTATGCCAGCAGGCCGAGAAAATGCACGTGACGGCATTCCTATGGATGACATACCTCAACTTCGTACCTCGGTATAA